The Erythrolamprus reginae isolate rEryReg1 chromosome 3, rEryReg1.hap1, whole genome shotgun sequence genome contains a region encoding:
- the LOC139163480 gene encoding uncharacterized protein, with product MASVFEEGPVGGFPFFIAGVSLLSACFVVLCAACRRKDESKLSSQDDERVLYHELQAVPGLTAPLAFRGSLPNLQHGSGRDPGDAYIPPALLTFPRPSNKDDNSVGSCNFLVLPPRDLPTVPPSPDTTYSNLSFPKRGEGTLCESQAAEGEESQSDQPAEDKSIENVLGYQAQKGGPSYACIVKKKKTTDDKPTWVEADKPQEVSLLSSTALSLSRKEIEEMYSVVCKEKKKNRAPRSEGDGEETVPQAIGSPGHPQEMTASKESNGVVSYQSSSLPTAMEPYYETVPCEPRMKAASQPVAEPAYESVDTYWNKVKKKSKSPKKKMAPENLYESIDQVVILGEGRGRTSQLES from the exons ATGGCGTCCGTCTTTGAGGAAGGACCGGTGGGAGGGTTCCCCTTCTTCATTGCGGGGGTATCCCTGCTTTCCGCCTGTTTCGTGGTTCTCTGTGCGGCCTGCAGAAG GAAAGATGAGAGCAAACTGTCTTCCCAGGATGATGAACGGGTGTTGTATCATGAGCTT CAGGCTGTGCCAGGACTGACAGCACCCTTGGCGTTCAGAGGCTCACTGCCCAATCTGCAGCATGGCAGTGGGAGAGATCCAGGGGATGCAT ACATCCCACCAGCCCTGCTGACTTTTCCTCGCCCGTCGAACAAAGACGACAACTCTGTGGGTAGTTGCAACTTCCTCGTCCTCCCTCCGAGGGACCTGCCTACCGTCCCGCCTTCTCCAGACACGACCTACTCCAACCTCAGCTTCCCAAAACGAGGTGAGGGGACACTGTGCGAATCCCAGGCAGCGGAGGGAGAAGAAAGCCAGAGCGACCAACCCGCAGAAGATAAGAGTATAGAGAACGTCCTTGGCTACCAGGCCCAGAAAGGCGGACCCAGCTATGCGTGTattgtgaagaagaagaagacgaccgATGACAAACCGACCTGGGTGGAGGCGGATAAACCTCAAGAGGTGTCTCTTCTCTCCAGCACGGCATTATCTCTATCAAGGAAAGAG ATAGAAGAAATGTACTCCGTGGTttgcaaagagaaaaagaagaacagaGCCCCTCGCTCCGAAGGGGACGGCGAAGAGACAGTTCCCCAAGCCATTGGGAGTCCTGGGCACCCCCAGGAGATGACGGCGAGTAAGGAATCCAATGGCGTAGTAAGTTACCAGTCCTCATCGCTCCCCACCGCCATGGAGCCTTACTATGAGACTGTGCCGTGTGAACCCAGGATGAAAGCTGCAAGCCAGCCAGTGGCCGAACCGGCTTATGAGTCTGTAGACACTTACTGGAACAAGGTGAAGAAGAAATCAAAGTCCCCGAAGAAGAAAATGGCGCCTGAAAATTTGTACGAAAGCATCGACCAAGTGGTCATTTTGGGAGAAGGCCGAGGCCGAACATCGCAATTGGAAAGCTGA